GATCGAGATCCACAATCCAAACAAGGCCGAATTTGTCGGCGAAGCAAACGTAGGTTCCGTCGTCGCTAATTGCAACTGCGGACACTCTCTTCTCGGAGGACCTAATATCATCagcaaaaaaaggaaaagaatcaaTGATTGAATTGGAAGAGTGCAGGTGAACCAACACAAAACGAGAGCGAGAGAGAGATTGAAATTACACGCTGGTGATGCAACGCCATGACTGTGTTGACCAGACCTTGACAGTTTTATCGTCACCGGCGGAGACGAATAGTTTTCCTTTGGCGCCGAAGCGAATGGCTCTGATGTTATCGGTGTGGAAGGGGGAGGCATCGGAGTCATCCGTTAAGGAAACTGCGGAACCGGCACTGCGGGTTTATCAGTATAACAAGTGAGTTGAAGTGAAATGAGAAAATGAAGTTTTGCTTACAGGAGGTCGAAGACGCGAAGGTGATGACCGACGGCGACGGCTACGGAGCATTGGTCGGGGTGAACGGCGATGAGTGCCGGAGCAACTTCTATGTCCTTCTTGGTTTCCGAATCCATGCTGCCAGTGAGAAACTAACCTCCGTCTTAGGGTTTGGCGCTTCTCCGTTCCAAATATTGGGCTTTCTAGTCTCTCTGTAACccactaacaaaaataaaacctccacctttaaatatgttttctattttttaaatttaacataagcCATTTccccttaatttatttttttataatttcgaaaaaaaaatagtaattttcttctatatattaacaattttttttgcgTGTCTCATTAGTTACACTCAGTTTATTcgactttaaaattattttaactcattttttaatataaaagtcatgtttaaaatttgagcttttacaatatattacaatttttgtttttacctttttcatttcctatctttttttttttattttaattttagttggaGATGATAAAATGATTGAGATAACCCACTcgtttttgttatgaaaaatcGTTTATGACAAAAATGTTGCGTAAGTAAGAATGTttaatgaaaatagaattaaggtaaaaataatacattttttttttaaatttttatcttacAAGTAAACTCTCTATTTTCGCTAAAATATTACTtgattcatataatttttattaattttcatttttaaattctctTTCTATCCAAACAAAGCAaatatttcaatctttgtttcctttttctctcaaaGCTAACTTGAATCCATTGAATGAAATATAAGGCTTGAACTTCTTAAATTTTCCGCAAGTATTAAGACATTTTGTCCTTTCCGATCATAATTAGGACCTAAGAGAATTGAATGTTTtcccttcttttattttaatcctCTTCTAATTCAGTATCAGAGACCCAAGATGGTATGTTTCAATCCATGCATTAAACCCTACCTCCTGAAATGGTTACCCTTTTCCCTTCCTTGCTAGCATTTACTTTCAACTTGTTAGCAGATTGTAACACTGTTATTTCCTCTTTAgtattgatattgatattgaGAGTGAAAGATTTCTCCTTCAATAGTATTCTCGAGTTTCATATAAAGTCAATTCTGAAATCTTTACCTTGTCAAATTATCTTCCGTCCAAAAAATTTGTTAGTCAGAAATGGTTCACTtttcttaaaaggaaaaaacaaaatcaaaacaatcaaacaaaagaaaaaaggtgaatggctaaatgaaatttatttctcCTAGTGAAGTGATGAATGTCAAGGTAGGAATATCAATAGAACCGATTTGTTGCCTTGTTAATGGTGATCATTAACTGTTTTACTACAAACAGAACAGATACAGAAACACAACTCGTTACTGCATGTGATCAACATAAAAACAAGGACAAATATTATGGCTTACATACAAAACAGGGAAACCATTGAACGACTGATTCTTTGTCTACGAAGGTATCCAAATCCTGCGAGAACAAATAACACTACAACCTAGAATGCGACAGCCTAAATTCTCAGCAGTGTACAACCAAGAATAGTACCATGACACCAAGTCATTGGAGCTGCTTGGCGCCAAGTTGGTCTCTCATTTCCAAGTGTGAGAACATCAACTTCGGATAATGGCCTAATCTCCCAATTCCATCTATCAGGGCCAATGACGCCTCCAATCACGTATAACTCATCACCTAGTCCAGCCATCGCAAATCCAATTCTCTTTCGAAACTCAGATGCCGAACCCACAACTTTTCTCACTTCTTTGTCCTGTTTGAGGATTAATCCATGGCTCATCACATAGAGCGCATCACGGACGACTGCCATCGGACCCTGAAGCCATGCACATTCCTCAACAATCCACCCGGGCCCTGCATTGTCTAAAACTTGCACTGTTGACATATCCTTGTGCAGTACATGCACTTTTCCACCAATCACTACCCCTGAACAGGCCGAATTATGAGTGCGATGAAGATCGGGCATTGGAATCCAGACATCCTTCTCAGGATCATACATTTCTGCTTGAGATATTGATTTTCTGCAGCTAGTGAAGCCCCCGGCTACAACAATTTTCCCGTCCAAAACACAGCATGCAAACATAGAACGTGGGACAAGCATTGGTGCACGAGGGGCCCACTGTCGGACTACAGGGTCATATGACCAGACTTCATCCGTTGCGAAACAACCATCTTGGTCCCCAGTCAACGGATCAACAGCATCACTTCCACCACCAATCACAAACAACTTTCCAGCAGTGGAAACTACACCAAAGTGGGAAAGGTGCCTGATCTTTGATGGAAGAACAGGAAGTCTGATCCAGAGATCTCGCAAAGGGTCATACAGCTGCCATAAGTTCTCTGGATCATAAGCACAGACACATAACAGATCCTCAGTTGAACCAACCTCCTGCCGAGCTCTAAATAGTTCAGAGCTTCGAATAGCTGCTTGCCAAGATCGAGAGACAAGCTCTAACACCGGGTGAAGGTAGAAAGGAACCCGTGCAAGGCACCTAATTGCAACAGCATCAGGAAGCCCTTCAATCAGTCCAgacattataaatttataactgCTGTTTCATCTATTTCTGACAACCTTCCACTTCTGACTCTCTGTTACTATAAAAGGTGCACCTGCAATCACAgtatttattcattaatgtaTACCAATATAGTGATACTTTGGAAATTCAAATTGAGTACTAATGTGAAAGGCAAGGGGGattttaatgaaattcaaattcaatttagaaGTTTGAATGAAAATTGTCAAGCCATGGTAGACTTTCTTGGATATcagaacaaattaaaaacaataaactttCCTTTCTGTGAATAAAATATCAGCAGCAGGAATAACAACGAAAACAG
The sequence above is drawn from the Vigna radiata var. radiata cultivar VC1973A chromosome 3, Vradiata_ver6, whole genome shotgun sequence genome and encodes:
- the LOC106756776 gene encoding F-box/kelch-repeat protein SKIP30 codes for the protein MSGLIEGLPDAVAIRCLARVPFYLHPVLELVSRSWQAAIRSSELFRARQEVGSTEDLLCVCAYDPENLWQLYDPLRDLWIRLPVLPSKIRHLSHFGVVSTAGKLFVIGGGSDAVDPLTGDQDGCFATDEVWSYDPVVRQWAPRAPMLVPRSMFACCVLDGKIVVAGGFTSCRKSISQAEMYDPEKDVWIPMPDLHRTHNSACSGVVIGGKVHVLHKDMSTVQVLDNAGPGWIVEECAWLQGPMAVVRDALYVMSHGLILKQDKEVRKVVGSASEFRKRIGFAMAGLGDELYVIGGVIGPDRWNWEIRPLSEVDVLTLGNERPTWRQAAPMTWCHGTILGCTLLRI